Below is a genomic region from Phycobacter azelaicus.
GGCGGGCCAGTTCCAGCGTGCGGGCGTCGTTGATCGGTTGCAGCCGTCCCGTGCGCCCGTAGCCAGCTGATACACCGCCTGCCTTTTCAACGTCGTCCCAGAAGCGGTGCGCCATCAACAGGCTTTCGAATTGGAACTGTTTCTTGGGGTTCCAGTTTTCCGGTACATGTGGCGCCAGCGCGCCCACGAGTCCGCCGCTGGAGCCTGCACTGGGGCCGAAGGGGTCGATCACCTGTACACGTGCGCCGCGCCGGGCACAGATCCACGCTATGGAGAGGCCGAAGATGCCCGCTCCGCGCACCGTGATATCTGCCATTGCCATTCGCCCGCCCTTTCGCCAGTGTCGCGCCATTCCGCCACATCACTTAGGGGAAAACAGCATGGCAGACCAGCAGGCCAGCCTCAGCTGGCGCGATGGCAGCGTTCCGGTGTCAGACCAGTTCGACGATCCCTATTTCTCTCTGCAGGACGGTCTCGCGGAGACTGAGCATGTGTTTCTGGGCGGCAACGATCTGCCGGTACGGTTTAGACCGGGGTTTCACATCGCAGAGTTGGGCTTTGGCACCGGGCTGAACCTGATGGCGGCGTGGAAGCTGTGGGAGGAAAGCGGTCAGGAGGGCGCGCTGCATTTCACCAGTTTCGAGGCCTTCCCGATGGCGCCTGTCGATATGGCAAAGGCGCTTGAGGCCTTTCCGGCCGTTGCCTCCTGGGCCGAGCGATTTCTGGCAAAATGGAGCGGGGAGGGCAGCTGCGCCTTTGACACTCTGCAGTTCCAGATGATCAGGGACGACGCGCGCCTGTCGCTGCCAGAGTGGACAGGGCAGGCCGATGCCTGGTTTCTGGACGGGTTTTCCCCGGCCAAAAACCCCGAGTTGTGGGGTGAAGAATTGATGGCCGAGGTTGCCCGGCATACGGCGCCCGGCGGCACGGCAGCGACCTATACGGCGGCGGGCTTCGTGCGTAGGGGACTGGAGGCGGCGGGGTTCACCGTAACGCGCATCCCCGGCTACGGGCGCAAGAGACATATGACGAAGGCAGAACTGGCATGAGCACCGCAGAGACACACGAGGCAGGCAACAACACGCGCCTTGGCGTGCTGCTGATGATTGGCGCCACGATCGTCTTTGCCCTGCAGGACGGGATTTCGCGCCATCTGGCCGGGGAATACAACGTCTATATGGTGGTGATGATCCGCTACTGGTTCCTGTCGCTTTTCGTGATCTCCATTGCTTTGCGCCAACCGGGGGGGCTGAAAAAGGTCGCCCGCACCCGGCAGATCTGGCTGCAGATCTTCCGGGGCTTCATCTGTGCGGCCGAAATCTGCGTCATGGTGCTGGCCTTTACCCTTTTGGGGTTGGTGGAAAGCCACGCGGTCTTTGTCTCATATCCGTTGATGATCGCGGCCCTGTCTGGGCCAATTCTGGGAGAGAAGGTCGGGATCTGGCGCTGGAGTGCGATTCTGGTCGGGTTCCTTGGCGTTCTGATCATCCTCGAACCTGGCGTCGGTGTGTTTCAGCCCGCAGCCCTGGTGCCGCTTTTGGCCGCCTTGATGTTCGCCCTTTACGGGCTGCTGACGCGCTATGCGGCGCGAAAGGACAATTCGGCGACCAGTTTCTTTTATGTGGGTGTTGTCGGCGTAGTCTTCATGACCCCGATTGGCCTCTGGAATTGGGAGGCGATGAGCGCGCCGGATTGGGGCTGGATGGGGCTCTTGTGCCTCACCGGCGCGCTGGGTCACTACCTGCTGATCCGCTGTTATGAGGCCGCAGAAGCCAGCGCAGTACAGCCTTTTGCCTATCTGCAACTGCCCTGGGCGGCGATGCTGGGGCTTGTGGTGTTCTCCGAGACGATCCGCTTCAACGTGGCGCTTGGGGCGGGCATCGTCGTGGCAGCCGGGCTGTTCACCCTATGGCGCGAACGCCGCAAGGGTTGAGCCCTTGAGTTCCCGTGAGAACGGGATCGGCAGCGGCACCTTGCCCAGCCGGGCGCGGTAGACCGGCAGGCTTTCGGTGACGCGCATCACGTAGTTGCGGGTCTCATTGAAGGGGATGTGCTCGATCCAGTCGATGACATCGGGTGTACCGTCGCGGGGATCACCATAGCGCTCCATCCAGGCGATAGGGCGTCTAGGGCCTGCGTTGTAGCCCGCGGCCATCATCACCACGTTGCCACCAAATTCTTCGGCAAGGCGTGCAAGATACTGCGCGCCGAGGGTGGCGTTATAGTCCCACTCAGCAGTCAGGCGGGCGGTTTTGTGCTTGTCCAGAATACCCAGTTCCCCCGCGACCAGTTTGGCCGTCGTCGGCATCACCTGCATCAACCCGCGCGCGCCGGCGTGGCTGATTACGCCGGGGTCGAATTCGCTTTCGCGGCGGGCGATGGCGAGGGTCATCTCCGGCGCCATCGGCAGCTTCTGCTCGGCTACCGGATGTAGGGGATAGTAGGCCCCTTTCAGTTCAATACCATACTGCGCTGCACGCTTCCCAATCATCACCGCAAGGTGCGGTTGGTTCATTTCGACGGCCATCTGTCCCATCTGGAAGGCCTGTTCCGTTGGCAGGCTTTCGGTCAGATGGGTAAGAAAACGTTCACCCAGTGAAAGCTCTCCCGCGCGGAGCAATTGAAGCCCAGCCTCGGCGACCGAAGAGTTCAGGAAGGCGGCGCTGCGCCAGTCCGGCAGTGCGGGTGGGTTTGCCAGGTCAGGATCAAACGGGCGCCCCAGCGCTTCAGCGGCAAGAATGCCGTAGAAAGAGGTCTGAAAGGCCGCGCCCTTTGAATACGCGGCATGGGCCTTTTCCACCTGGCCAAGCGCGGCATATGCGCGGCCCAGCCAATAGCCGCCACGACCGACCGAGATGGGCGTTTCGACCGAAGCAAGGAAACGCTCGAAATGCTGCGCGGCCAGCGCGGCATCATTGAGCTTTCGCAGGGCGATGTAACCAGCCAGCCATTCACAGTCAGAATATCCATAGCCCGCCTCTGGCGTGGAAAAGTGATAGGCCGCAAGCTGGTAAGCGCGTTCATTGTTGCCATCGCGCATGTCCTGACGGGCCAGATCCCGGCGGCGGCGCAGCCAGTCTTCGGGGCGGCCAAGCTTTTCGGCGCTCACGCTGCGCTCCATCAGCATTTGGATGGCGCTTTCGCGTCGACCCTTCTGATCACGCCAGTCAAAGCGGTCATAGGCAAGGCCAGCATCGTCTTTCAGACTGTCCGGGACAGCGGCGATCTTTGCATCCACCCCGGCGGCGCGTTCCTGCAGCGCAATGCGCGCCTCGGCCAGTTTGCGATGCCCTTCCGGCACCAGTTCGAGCATCCGGCGTGAGCTGACAAGATGATGATCCCACAAGAGCCGGTCCAGCCGCGCAGTGTGATGCGGTGTGATCAGGGCGCCAAAATCCGCAAGGAATGCCTTCTGAAGCTCTTCGGTCATAGGCATGGTTTGCCAGGCGCGAATGATTTCGGTCTCTCCCTCGCTGCGGCGCCCCGCGCGGATGAGGGCGCGGGCAAGGCTCAACGCGCCTTCGGCCGTTTCGGGGCTGTGGTCCGAATAAAAAGAGATCGTGACAGGGTGAGGCGCCTTGGCGAGGTTTTCCTCTTGTTGACGGCGCAGGTAAGGCAGACCCGGCCAGTCCGGACGCCGTGCCAGGAAGGTCATAACCTCACGCGACGTTCCTTCACCCGCGCGCAGCCGGTGCCATTCAACCAAATCGCGGGCGACGGTCGCCTCGGGACCTGCTCTTTCAGCGGCCGCGTCCCAGTCCCTGTCTCGCACCAACTCCATCGCTTCGGACAAGCTGTCAGACCACGCCGGGCCCGAGCCAAGGATCGGAAGGATCAGCAGAATGAGGGCCAGAATGCGTGTCATCTCTTGCATTTTCTCGTGAACCGGGGATAGAGGCTGTGACGATAATCCGTGACGACCCGGTATCAACTGAAAACCCCGGTTCGTCCACCATTCCGGCGGGGCTTTGCCTGCCGACCACTCGCAACTAAGGGAGCGTGCCCATGTTCAAAGGCTCTATGCCAGCCCTCGTCACCCCGTTTCGCAACGGCGAGCTGGATCTGGATACGCTCAAACACTTGGTAGAATGGCATATCGAGCAAGGTTCGACTGGTCTGGTGCCCGTTGGCACCACCGGAGAAAGCCCGACTCTAAGCCATGAAGAGCATGAAACCGTGATCGCGGAGGTCGTGAAGGCCGCAGCTGGCCGGGTGCCGGTCATCGCGGGCGCGGGCTCCAACAATACGGTCGAGGCGATTCGCTTTGTTGAATTCGCCGCGCGCATTGGCGCCGATGCGGCCCTTGTGGTGACGCCCTATTACAACAAGCCGACACAGCGCGGCATGGTGGCGCATTTCACCGCCCTGCACGACTGCGCCGATATTCCGATCATCATCTACAACATCCCGCCGCGCTCGGTCGTGGACATGCTGCCCGCCACCATGGGTGAGCTGGCCAAGCTGCCGCGCATCGTCGGCGTCAAGGATGCCACCGGCAAGCTGGAGCGCGTCAGCCAGCAGCGTGCGTCCTGTGGAGCGGATTTCATCCAGCTGTCGGGCGAAGACGCCACCGCGCTGGGCTTCAACGCCCATGGCGGTGTCGGCTGCATCTCGGTCACCGCGAACGTGGCGCCGAAGCTTTGCGCCGAGTTCCAGGCGGCGACTCTGGCCGGTGATTACAAGACCGCGCTCGAATATCAGGACCGGCTGATGCCCCTGCACGAGGCGATCTTTATCGAGCCGGGCCTTGTGGGGGCAAAGTACGGCCTGTCGAAACTGGGCCTGTGCAGCGAAGAGGTCCGCTGTCCGCTGACCACGCTGGAAGACAGCACCAAGGCAGCGATCGACGCGGCGATGAAGCACGCAGGCCTGCTCTAAATCCCTCGAACAGCCTTTATGAAGATGTACATCAGCCCCCTATTTGGGGGCTGATTTCATTTTTGGGCAAGTCGTCGCTGGTTAGGGCGGATAGCAGATGTCGCGTCTTGTCCGGATTGCGGATCACATAGATACGCGAGATCCGCCCCACTTCGATTTCAAGGGCGGTCGCCTGCAGGATCCCCTCTGGCTCCAGGCTGAGCATTGCGGGAAGACCATTGAGATGGCACTGGCGCGTCGCAGTAGGGGAATGGTCCGGATATTTTCGCGCCAAACCATCGAGCAATCGCAGGACTTTGGCCGCCCCGAAAATGGGATTGAGCGCGGCCATTGCCTTGCCGCCCCCGTCAGAGATGAGTTGAACATCATCCGCCAACATGTGCTTGAGGCTGTCCAGATCACCCGCCTTGGCGGCCCGAAAGAAAGCTTCTGTCAGGGCTTGGCTCTGGCCCGGTGCAACGGGCGTCTTTGGCTTGCCATCCTGCACCTTCTTGCGCGCCCGCGTGGCCAGTTGGCGGCAGGATGCGGCGCTGCGATCCAGCAGGTCCGAGATCTCGGCGAAAGGCGTGTCAAAAACGTCATGCAACAGGAAGGCCGCTCGTTCGGCCGGGGAAAGCCGCTCCAAGGCCATCAAAAGCGCAACGGAGACATCGTGATCAAGCCCGTCCAATGGCTCATCGGTGAGGATCGGCTCCGGCAGCCATTCTCCCGGGTATTCCTCGCGGCGCACCCGCGCCGATTTCAGGTGGTCCAGACACAGGCGCGAGGTTATGCGGACCAGATAGCCAACCGGATCGCGTACCTCTGACTGCTCCACG
It encodes:
- the mnmD gene encoding tRNA (5-methylaminomethyl-2-thiouridine)(34)-methyltransferase MnmD, which codes for MADQQASLSWRDGSVPVSDQFDDPYFSLQDGLAETEHVFLGGNDLPVRFRPGFHIAELGFGTGLNLMAAWKLWEESGQEGALHFTSFEAFPMAPVDMAKALEAFPAVASWAERFLAKWSGEGSCAFDTLQFQMIRDDARLSLPEWTGQADAWFLDGFSPAKNPELWGEELMAEVARHTAPGGTAATYTAAGFVRRGLEAAGFTVTRIPGYGRKRHMTKAELA
- a CDS encoding DMT family transporter — its product is MSTAETHEAGNNTRLGVLLMIGATIVFALQDGISRHLAGEYNVYMVVMIRYWFLSLFVISIALRQPGGLKKVARTRQIWLQIFRGFICAAEICVMVLAFTLLGLVESHAVFVSYPLMIAALSGPILGEKVGIWRWSAILVGFLGVLIILEPGVGVFQPAALVPLLAALMFALYGLLTRYAARKDNSATSFFYVGVVGVVFMTPIGLWNWEAMSAPDWGWMGLLCLTGALGHYLLIRCYEAAEASAVQPFAYLQLPWAAMLGLVVFSETIRFNVALGAGIVVAAGLFTLWRERRKG
- a CDS encoding lytic transglycosylase domain-containing protein, producing the protein MTRILALILLILPILGSGPAWSDSLSEAMELVRDRDWDAAAERAGPEATVARDLVEWHRLRAGEGTSREVMTFLARRPDWPGLPYLRRQQEENLAKAPHPVTISFYSDHSPETAEGALSLARALIRAGRRSEGETEIIRAWQTMPMTEELQKAFLADFGALITPHHTARLDRLLWDHHLVSSRRMLELVPEGHRKLAEARIALQERAAGVDAKIAAVPDSLKDDAGLAYDRFDWRDQKGRRESAIQMLMERSVSAEKLGRPEDWLRRRRDLARQDMRDGNNERAYQLAAYHFSTPEAGYGYSDCEWLAGYIALRKLNDAALAAQHFERFLASVETPISVGRGGYWLGRAYAALGQVEKAHAAYSKGAAFQTSFYGILAAEALGRPFDPDLANPPALPDWRSAAFLNSSVAEAGLQLLRAGELSLGERFLTHLTESLPTEQAFQMGQMAVEMNQPHLAVMIGKRAAQYGIELKGAYYPLHPVAEQKLPMAPEMTLAIARRESEFDPGVISHAGARGLMQVMPTTAKLVAGELGILDKHKTARLTAEWDYNATLGAQYLARLAEEFGGNVVMMAAGYNAGPRRPIAWMERYGDPRDGTPDVIDWIEHIPFNETRNYVMRVTESLPVYRARLGKVPLPIPFSRELKGSTLAAFAP
- the dapA gene encoding 4-hydroxy-tetrahydrodipicolinate synthase, whose translation is MFKGSMPALVTPFRNGELDLDTLKHLVEWHIEQGSTGLVPVGTTGESPTLSHEEHETVIAEVVKAAAGRVPVIAGAGSNNTVEAIRFVEFAARIGADAALVVTPYYNKPTQRGMVAHFTALHDCADIPIIIYNIPPRSVVDMLPATMGELAKLPRIVGVKDATGKLERVSQQRASCGADFIQLSGEDATALGFNAHGGVGCISVTANVAPKLCAEFQAATLAGDYKTALEYQDRLMPLHEAIFIEPGLVGAKYGLSKLGLCSEEVRCPLTTLEDSTKAAIDAAMKHAGLL
- a CDS encoding sigma-70 family RNA polymerase sigma factor, giving the protein MFLATRSRLFAIAYRMLGSVSDAEDILQDCFLRWQSVEQSEVRDPVGYLVRITSRLCLDHLKSARVRREEYPGEWLPEPILTDEPLDGLDHDVSVALLMALERLSPAERAAFLLHDVFDTPFAEISDLLDRSAASCRQLATRARKKVQDGKPKTPVAPGQSQALTEAFFRAAKAGDLDSLKHMLADDVQLISDGGGKAMAALNPIFGAAKVLRLLDGLARKYPDHSPTATRQCHLNGLPAMLSLEPEGILQATALEIEVGRISRIYVIRNPDKTRHLLSALTSDDLPKNEISPQIGG